In the Oceanivirga salmonicida genome, TTGAAAATCTTTACCTTCTGTTAAATATCTTTTTGATATAGTTTCAAAAAATATCCATTTATTTCTACTAACTTTTCTATATGAATTCATCAATATATTTTTAGAATTTAAATCTATTTCTTCTTTAATAGATAATAATCTCTTATTTTTCTCTTTCTTTTCCAAGATTTGAGATTTTAAAGTTTCTTTATCTATACTTAAATGTTCTTTTAATAATTCTACTGCTTCATCTACCTTATCATCAGGTATATTTATTGGGTCTAGTAATATAGCATATTTTTCTATATCAAATGCCAATTTTTGCTTATCTGATGATATTATACTACCCCGTTTAGCGTGAATACTTTTATTTTCATATTTATATTTTTCAACTGTTTTTTGCGCATTTGAATAATCAATAATTTGGTATTTAAATAATGTTAAAATATAAAATAACATAGCAAATAGTATTGCTAATATATATATTGCCAATATTGTATTTACCTTTATTAATTGTGCAAAAAATTTCAAATATCTTTTTATCATTTTTGTATTTCCTTATTAATTAAATCTGTTACTAACTTAGGATTTGCTTTTCCTTTTGATAATTTCATAGCTTGTCCCATTAAATGTTTCATTGCTCTATCACGACCATTTTTAAGATCAAGCACTGCTTCTGGATTTTCAGACAATACTTTTTTTACTAGTTCTTCTATAAATCCTGTATCTGTAACTTGTACTAAATTATTATCTTTAACTATTTTTTCAGGATTATCTGCATTAGTTAACATTATACTAAATACTTCCTTTGCTATTTTTGAACTAATTGTATTATTTTCAATTAACATTATTAACTTAGCCAATCTATCAGCACTAATATTAAAATCGTCAATATTTTCATTTTTTTCTTTTAATACTCTCAATACTTCTGTTAATATCCAATTACATGCTAATCTTGGATTATTTGTAAGATTTACAACTTTTTCAAAATAGTTCGAAAGTTCTAATTCACTTACCAAAGATTTTGCTTCTAATTCAGGTATATTATATTCATTTATAAACCTAATTAATTTTTCATCAGCAAATTCTGGCATAGATTCTTTCATTTTTTCTAATCTTTCATCTGTGATTATAACTGCAGGTAAATCAGGGTCTGGGAAATATCTATAATCCATTGCATCTTCTTTAGAACGCATAACTCTTGTTACACCATTTTCTTCATCCCATAATCTAGTTTCTTGAACTATACGACCACCTTGTTCTAAAACTTCTATTTGTCTATTTATCTCATATTCTATTGCTTTGACTACTGCTTTAAATGAGTTTAAATTCTTTGTTTCTGTTCTAGTCCCTAATTTAGTTTCCCCTTTTTTTCTAACTGAAACATTAGCATCACATCTAAGTGAACCTAGTTCCATACTAACATCACTTGCTTTTGTATATTTTATTCTTTCTTTTAATGCATTAAGATATGCATATGCTTGTTCTGAATTTTGTATTACTGGTCTAGTTATTATTTCTAATAAAGGCATTGATGCTCTATTAAAATTTAATAAACTTTCATTAGTAGTATGTATGCTTTTAGCAGTATCTTCTTCTATTTGTATTCTTTCTATCTCAACATTAAATTGCTTACCACTATTAGTAACTACTTCTAATTTCCCATTTTGAGCATATGGTTTATAAAATTGTGTAATTTGATAATTTTTAGGTGAATCAGGGTAGAAATAATTTTTTCTATCAAAATAACTCACTTTATTTATTTCGCAACCTAATGCTAGGGCTGCTTTAATTGCATAATTTAATACTTCATCATTTAACTTAGGTAATGCTCCAGGTTCTCCAATAGATGTAGGTGTTATACAAGTATTTGGATCTTCTAAATCATAATTAGCACTAGCACTACACCATATCTTAGATTTAGTTTTTAATTGTATATGTACCTCTAAACCTATCACTGATTCATAATTCATTTTATTAATCTCCTTTAAAATTCTGGATATATAAATTCTCCTCTTATTTTTTCATATTTATTTGCAACATTTAAAATTAAATCTTCTCTAAAATAGTTTCCTATTAACTGCATTCCAACAGGAAGTCCATCTACTTTTGAAATAGGGACTGATATAGCAGGTAATCCCGCTAAACTTATGGAAACAGTATATATATCTGATAAATACATAGCAATAGGATCTTTAATTTTATCACCTTTTTTAAAAGCAACAAATGGCGAAGTTGGTGTTAATATTAAATCAACTTCATTTAATGCATTAACAAAATCTTCTTTTATCAATCTTCTAACCTGTGATGCCTTTTTATAATATGCATCATAAAAACCAGAACATAAAACATAATTACCTATCATTATTCTTCTTTTTACTTCTGCTCCAAAACCTTTACTTCTACTTTCAACATACATATCTTCAACATTTTCACTATTTTTTCTTATTCCATATCTTACTCCATCAAATCTTGCTAAATTAGATGCTGCTTCAGCTGATGAGATAATATAATAAGTTGAGATTGCATATTTTGTATGTTTTAAATTAATTTTTTTGAATTTGACTCCTAATTTTTTTAAATTTTCTATTGCTAATTCTATACTTTCTTTAATTTTAATATCTAAATCTTCTGTGAAATATTCTTCAGGTAATCCTATTACTAAATCTTTTATATCTTTATCTAGTAAATTAGTATACTCTGGTACAGGCATATTAGAACTAGTTGCATCTAATTCATCGTAACCTGCTATTATTTCTAGTAATGCTGCAATATCAGCAGAATTTCTAGCAAGTATTCCTATTTGATCTAATGATGATCCAAAAGCCATAAGACCATATCTAGATACTCTACCGTAAGTAGGCTTTAGACCAACTGTTCCACAAAGTGCTGCTGGTTGTCTAACACTACCACCAGTATCAGATCCAAGTGCAATAAAGGCTTCCTTTGCAGCAATCATAGCACTACTTCCGCCACTAGAACCACCAGGTATTCTATCTAAATCAAATGGATTAGATACTTGCTTTATACTTGAATTTTCATTAGATGACCCCATAGCAAATTCGTCCATATTGGCTTTACCAAATGGAATTATACCTGCTTCTTTCATTTTCTTTACTACAGTTGCATCATAAGTTCCTACATAATTTGATAATATTTTAGAAGCTGCTGTTGTTTTATCACCTTTTGATACTATATTATCTTTAAGAACTACTGGCACACCATATAATTTTGATATGTTTTTATCTGTTATTAATTTTGCTTGTTCCAAGGCTTTATCTAAATTATAATCAACATAAGCACCAATCTTATTATCAATACTTTCAATTCTATCAACTAACGCAGTTAAAACTTCTTCTTTTGATAAAGTTCCTTCTTTTATTTTCGCGGCTATTTCTAGTGCTGAATAATCATATATGTTCACTTTATTTTCTCCCCTTTAAATTAACCTACTATTTTAGGTAATATTATAAAATCTTCATCTTTTTCAGGTGCATTACTTAAAAAATCTTTTTTATCTACTGTATTTTTTACATTATCTATTCTTGTAACATCAGTTATTTCATTTATGCTATATAAAGGCTCTACATTAGTTACATCCACTTCATTTAAGTTTTCAATATGTGATAATATTTTATTCATAGACTCATTTATATTTTTTAATTCTTCATCATCAAATTTTAATTTAGATAATTTTGCAATTTTTAAAGTTTCTTCTCTACTAATCATAATATTAAACCTTTCTATAAACTTTTCAAGTATTTTATTTCATCTACAGTAAGTTGTCTATATTTACCAACTTCTAGTGAACCTAATACTAATTCTCCAATTTTTACTCTTTTTAATGATTTTACATTATATCCTAGTATTTCTACCATTTTTCTAATTTGTCTATTTTTACCTTCAAATATTGCTATTCTAATTTCAGTTTTTGCTAATTTTTTAACTTTACAAGGTGCAGTTCTATAACCATCTACGAATACACCATTTCTTATTATTTCCATGTGTTCTTCTGTCATTTCCTTATCAAGTCTTGCTATATAACTTTTATATAGTTTCTTACTTGGATGCATAATATGGTTATATAAATCTCCATCATTACTAATTATTATAAGTCCTTCTGTCATATAATCTAATCTACCATATGTAAATAGTCTCTTGTTTGATTTAATTAGTGATATCGCCGTTGTTCTACCAAATTTATCATCACTAGAACATATTACCCTTGTTGGTTTATTTAAGATATAATATTCAAATTGATTATTTTTATATTTTATCTTTTCTCCATCTAATCTAACTATATCAGTTTCAGTAACTATATCACCTTTTACAGCAATTCTATTATTGATATTTACTCTTCCACTTTCTATTAATTCATCTGCTTTTCTTCTCGAACAAAAACCTGATAATGCAATATATTTATTAATTCTCATCTATATCATTTTCACTTTCTAATTTATTTAATGAACTTAGCCATTGTGCTTTATCTAAGTTCATTAGTTCTTCTCTATTTTCTAATCCAATATAACCATAAAAATTCTCTGTAACCTCATATAACTTAGGATTTCCAACAGATTTTCTTCTTTCATTTGAAACAATTAATTTCTTTTCTAATAATAATTGTACACTACTGTCAACACTTACACCTTTAATATCTTCTATCTCAGATTTAGTCATAGGTCCTTTAAAGGCTATGATAGTAAGAGTTTCCATACTAGATTTACTTAATTTTTTAACTCTAACACTAGGATTAAAAAATTTAGTTATTACTTCTCCATACTTTGGATTAGTTACTATACTTACAAACCCATTTTTTATTATTATATTTAATGCTTCATCTTTTTTTTCTTCTTGCAATTCTTTTAATATATCTCTAAATTCATCATTAGAAATGTTATAAAATTCTGTAAATTCTGTGATAGGTATACTTTTATCACTCATAAACAGTAATGCTTCTATTTCCTTTTTCATTTTAATACTCCACATGATCAGACATAATTAAATCTTTATATTTTTCAGTATCTTCTAAAATTTTAGCAATACCATTTATAACTGCATGTATTGCATTTTCAGAAACAGTAACTTTTAATTTAAATTCTTCTTCAATTCTCTTTTTAAGTATTCTTATATTTGCTCCACCACCTGCTAAAAATATTCCAGTTTCGTATATATCTGCAGATATTTCAGGTTCTATATCCTCTAATGCTAACTTAATATTATCTATTATTGCATTTATTTTATTTGAAATTGCAATATCAACCTGTGTTCCCACTATTTCAATAGATCTAGGTAAAGAATTTTGTGTTCCTATTCCCCTTATCTCAAATTGTTCTTTCTCATTTTGCGAACTATTTGCCTTAATTTTTAAAAGTTCTGCTGTCTTAATTCCTACTAATATACTATATTGCTCTTTTATGAATTCAACTATATCTTGATCTAAATGGTCTCCTGCAACCCTAATTGATCTAGATATAGAAGAACCCCCTGAAGATATGAAGGAAATTTCAGTTGTTCCTGCACCTACATTAACTATTAAATGCCCTTTTGGTTGAAAAATATCTATTCCAGCACCAATAGCAGCTACTATTGGTTCTTCAACTAAATATACTTCTTTTGCTCCTGCATCTAAAACTACATTAAATACAGAACGTCTTTCAACCTGTGTTACTCCACTAGGTACACATACTATAACTTTATCAGGACTTTCATTCTCTTCACTAATTCTTTCAAAAAATTCTTCTAGCATTACTAATACTGCTTCATAATTTGAAATTACTCCATCTTTTAAAGGTCTTATTATATCTATATATTTTGGAACTCTTCCCGATATTTTTTTAGCTTCTTCTCCTGCTTTATCTAATTTATCCGTTCTATTATTTTTTGCAATATATGTTGGTTCATCAAGTACTATTCCTTTATCTCTAACGTATATTACAGTATTTGCAGTTCCTAAATCTATTCCAACTTCTTTTAAAGTTCTATTTTTAAATAAAGATTTTTTTAAGTTTTTTAATATTTTCATTTTGTTCTCCTTATAAATTTGTTTTATAACCATTTTCATCTAAAATTCCATTTTCTTTTAATGACTGGAATAAATTTTTTGCCCTATTAAATCCTAATTTTAGATTAATTTGTAACATATTAATTGATACTCTATCTTC is a window encoding:
- the gatB gene encoding Asp-tRNA(Asn)/Glu-tRNA(Gln) amidotransferase subunit GatB produces the protein MNYESVIGLEVHIQLKTKSKIWCSASANYDLEDPNTCITPTSIGEPGALPKLNDEVLNYAIKAALALGCEINKVSYFDRKNYFYPDSPKNYQITQFYKPYAQNGKLEVVTNSGKQFNVEIERIQIEEDTAKSIHTTNESLLNFNRASMPLLEIITRPVIQNSEQAYAYLNALKERIKYTKASDVSMELGSLRCDANVSVRKKGETKLGTRTETKNLNSFKAVVKAIEYEINRQIEVLEQGGRIVQETRLWDEENGVTRVMRSKEDAMDYRYFPDPDLPAVIITDERLEKMKESMPEFADEKLIRFINEYNIPELEAKSLVSELELSNYFEKVVNLTNNPRLACNWILTEVLRVLKEKNENIDDFNISADRLAKLIMLIENNTISSKIAKEVFSIMLTNADNPEKIVKDNNLVQVTDTGFIEELVKKVLSENPEAVLDLKNGRDRAMKHLMGQAMKLSKGKANPKLVTDLINKEIQK
- the gatA gene encoding Asp-tRNA(Asn)/Glu-tRNA(Gln) amidotransferase subunit GatA, whose amino-acid sequence is MNIYDYSALEIAAKIKEGTLSKEEVLTALVDRIESIDNKIGAYVDYNLDKALEQAKLITDKNISKLYGVPVVLKDNIVSKGDKTTAASKILSNYVGTYDATVVKKMKEAGIIPFGKANMDEFAMGSSNENSSIKQVSNPFDLDRIPGGSSGGSSAMIAAKEAFIALGSDTGGSVRQPAALCGTVGLKPTYGRVSRYGLMAFGSSLDQIGILARNSADIAALLEIIAGYDELDATSSNMPVPEYTNLLDKDIKDLVIGLPEEYFTEDLDIKIKESIELAIENLKKLGVKFKKINLKHTKYAISTYYIISSAEAASNLARFDGVRYGIRKNSENVEDMYVESRSKGFGAEVKRRIMIGNYVLCSGFYDAYYKKASQVRRLIKEDFVNALNEVDLILTPTSPFVAFKKGDKIKDPIAMYLSDIYTVSISLAGLPAISVPISKVDGLPVGMQLIGNYFREDLILNVANKYEKIRGEFIYPEF
- the gatC gene encoding Asp-tRNA(Asn)/Glu-tRNA(Gln) amidotransferase subunit GatC, which codes for MISREETLKIAKLSKLKFDDEELKNINESMNKILSHIENLNEVDVTNVEPLYSINEITDVTRIDNVKNTVDKKDFLSNAPEKDEDFIILPKIVG
- a CDS encoding pseudouridine synthase, whose amino-acid sequence is MRINKYIALSGFCSRRKADELIESGRVNINNRIAVKGDIVTETDIVRLDGEKIKYKNNQFEYYILNKPTRVICSSDDKFGRTTAISLIKSNKRLFTYGRLDYMTEGLIIISNDGDLYNHIMHPSKKLYKSYIARLDKEMTEEHMEIIRNGVFVDGYRTAPCKVKKLAKTEIRIAIFEGKNRQIRKMVEILGYNVKSLKRVKIGELVLGSLEVGKYRQLTVDEIKYLKSL
- the scpB gene encoding SMC-Scp complex subunit ScpB; translated protein: MKKEIEALLFMSDKSIPITEFTEFYNISNDEFRDILKELQEEKKDEALNIIIKNGFVSIVTNPKYGEVITKFFNPSVRVKKLSKSSMETLTIIAFKGPMTKSEIEDIKGVSVDSSVQLLLEKKLIVSNERRKSVGNPKLYEVTENFYGYIGLENREELMNLDKAQWLSSLNKLESENDIDEN
- a CDS encoding rod shape-determining protein; amino-acid sequence: MKILKNLKKSLFKNRTLKEVGIDLGTANTVIYVRDKGIVLDEPTYIAKNNRTDKLDKAGEEAKKISGRVPKYIDIIRPLKDGVISNYEAVLVMLEEFFERISEENESPDKVIVCVPSGVTQVERRSVFNVVLDAGAKEVYLVEEPIVAAIGAGIDIFQPKGHLIVNVGAGTTEISFISSGGSSISRSIRVAGDHLDQDIVEFIKEQYSILVGIKTAELLKIKANSSQNEKEQFEIRGIGTQNSLPRSIEIVGTQVDIAISNKINAIIDNIKLALEDIEPEISADIYETGIFLAGGGANIRILKKRIEEEFKLKVTVSENAIHAVINGIAKILEDTEKYKDLIMSDHVEY